The Chanodichthys erythropterus isolate Z2021 chromosome 14, ASM2448905v1, whole genome shotgun sequence genome window below encodes:
- the ralba gene encoding ras-related protein Ral-B has product MAANKSKGQSSLALHKVIMVGSGGVGKSALTLQFMYDEFVEDYEPTKADSYRKKVVLDGEEVQIDILDTAGQEDYAAIRDNYFRSGEGFLLVFSITEHESFTATAEFREQILRVKAEEDKIPLLLVGNKSDLEDRRKVSVDEARGKAEEWGVQYVETSAKTRANVDKVFFDLMREVRAKKMSENKDKNGKGKNKKNKKSFKERCCLL; this is encoded by the exons ATGGCAGCCAATAAGAGTAAGGGTCAGAGCTCCCTCGCCCTGCACAAGGTCATTATGGTGGGCAGTGGAGGCGTAGGAAAGTCTGCCCTCACGCTTCAGTTTATGTATGATGAG TTTGTTGAAGATTATGAGCCCACAAAGGCCGACAGCTACAGGAAGAAAGTGGTGTTGGACGGAGAAGAGGTGCAGATTGACATTTTGGACACAGCTGGGCAGGAAGACTACGCGGCCATCCGAGACAATTATTTCCGTAGCGGAGAGGGTTTCCTGTTGgtgttctccataacagagcaTGAATCTTTCACAGCCACAGCAGAATTCAG GGAGCAGATCCTTCGGGTTAAAGCTGAGGAGGATAAGATTCCACTGCTTTTGGTTGGAAATAAGTCGGACCTTGAGGATCGGAGGAAGGTTTCAGTGGACGAGGCCCGAGGAAAAGCAGAAGAGTGGGGTGTGCAGTATGTAGAGACTTCTGCCAAGACAAGAGCCAATGTGGACAAG GTATTTTTTGATCTAATGAGGGAAGTCCGTGCTAAAAAGATGTCAGAAAATAAGGACAAAAACGGGAAGGGAAAAAATAAGAAGAATAAGAAGAGCTTCAAAGAGCGATGCTGTTTACTGTGA